The following are encoded in a window of Magnetococcales bacterium genomic DNA:
- a CDS encoding type II toxin-antitoxin system CcdA family antitoxin, whose translation METPQFDPLAPKRPLNVRINSALATQAKALKINISQELENHLAQVVAERKRQAWQDKNRSAMEVYNQRIERDGLFSDGERLF comes from the coding sequence ATGGAAACGCCGCAGTTCGATCCACTTGCCCCGAAGCGCCCCCTCAACGTGCGCATCAACAGCGCACTGGCGACCCAGGCCAAGGCACTGAAGATCAACATCTCCCAAGAGTTGGAGAACCATCTTGCCCAGGTCGTTGCCGAGCGCAAACGACAAGCCTGGCAGGATAAAAACCGATCCGCCATGGAGGTCTATAACCAACGCATCGAACGGGATGGTCTGTTCAGTGATGGCGAACGGCTTTTCTGA
- a CDS encoding CcdB family protein, whose product MAQFDLYEYHRSGSHASFLVEVQSDLLQTLKTRVVIPLYLVCPDTPLIRILNPTVALSGGTYFLSTAEMAAVRHSELKQVVGSLSAMRHEIIAAVDLLFTGI is encoded by the coding sequence ATGGCTCAGTTCGACCTGTACGAATACCACAGATCTGGCAGCCACGCGTCTTTCCTGGTCGAGGTACAGAGTGATCTGCTTCAGACCTTGAAAACCCGGGTGGTCATTCCGCTTTATCTGGTCTGCCCGGACACACCACTGATTCGGATTCTCAACCCAACCGTTGCACTAAGCGGAGGAACTTATTTCCTTTCCACAGCGGAGATGGCCGCTGTCCGGCATTCCGAGCTGAAACAGGTGGTGGGTTCATTGAGCGCCATGCGTCATGAGATCATCGCCGCCGTCGACCTGCTCTTCACCGGTATCTGA
- a CDS encoding IS110 family transposase, whose protein sequence is NQIRGLLGEYGLVMQQGVHHLINQLPAILEGHTDKLSDDGKWLFDQAMEQLRELIKRIEVIEDKIKAVFVSSEDCQALNQIKGIGVLTATALISAAGNAKEFKNGRQFSAWLGLVPKQNSSGGKTRLLGITKQGNSYLRRLLIHGARATLYWSPRSDTPLSRWLHTLQKRVGTNRAVVALANKNARLAWAMLAKGEPFNPSLAYQAG, encoded by the coding sequence AATCAGATTCGGGGCTTGCTTGGTGAATACGGTCTTGTCATGCAGCAGGGAGTCCATCATCTGATCAACCAACTTCCAGCCATTCTTGAAGGGCATACCGACAAGCTGTCGGATGATGGGAAATGGTTGTTCGATCAGGCGATGGAGCAACTCAGAGAACTCATCAAGCGCATTGAGGTGATTGAGGATAAAATCAAGGCGGTTTTTGTATCGAGTGAGGATTGCCAAGCATTGAACCAAATCAAGGGAATCGGTGTGTTGACGGCGACGGCCTTGATCAGTGCGGCGGGTAACGCCAAGGAGTTCAAAAATGGTCGGCAGTTTTCCGCATGGCTTGGTTTGGTACCGAAACAAAATTCCAGCGGTGGTAAAACCCGACTACTGGGCATCACCAAGCAGGGCAACAGCTATTTACGCAGATTGTTGATACACGGTGCCAGGGCAACTTTGTATTGGTCACCACGATCAGATACTCCGTTGTCCCGATGGCTGCACACTCTGCAAAAAAGGGTAGGAACCAATCGGGCTGTTGTGGCGCTGGCCAATAAGAATGCCAGATTAGCCTGGGCGATGCTGGCCAAGGGAGAACCTTTCAACCCTTCTTTGGCCTACCAGGCTGGTTAG